From one Lycium barbarum isolate Lr01 chromosome 6, ASM1917538v2, whole genome shotgun sequence genomic stretch:
- the LOC132598517 gene encoding cyprosin-like, with amino-acid sequence MENKHLCAALVLWAIACFVLPASSDDFLRIGLKKHRLDVNSINAARAARLQDRYGKHLNGIEKKSGDSDLDIVSLKNYLDAQYYGEIGVGSPPQKFKVIFDTGSSNLWVPSSRCYFSVACWFHSKYKASKSSTYSRNGESCSIRYGTGSISGYFSQDNVQVGDLVVKDQVFIEATREPSITFIIAKFDGILGLGFQEICVGNATPVWYNMVGQGLVKEPVFSFWFNRDANAKEGGELVFGGVDTKHFKGNHTYVPVTQKGYWQFNMGDFLIGNASTGYCADGCAAIVDSGTSLLAGPTTIVTQLNHAIGAEGIVSMECKTIISQYGEMIWDLLVSGVRPDQVCSQAGLCYLDGAQHVSSNIRTVVERETEGSSVGEAPLCTACEMAVVWMQNQLKQKETKERVLEYVDQLCSKLPSPMGESVIDCNSISSMPNITFTIKDKAFVLTPEQYILKTGEGAAKICISGFAALDVPPPRGPLWILGDVFMGPYHTVFDFGKSRVGFAEAV; translated from the exons ATGGAAAATAAGCATCTCTGTGCTGCTCTTGTTTTATGGGCCATTGCATGCTTTGTACTTCCTGCTTCCTCTGATGATTTTCTTAGAATTGGTTTGAAGAAGCACCGCTTGGACGTTAATAGCATAAATGCTGCAAGAGCAGCCAGACTCCAAGACAGGTATGGGAAGCATCTGAATGGCATAGAAAAAAAATCGGGTGACTCAGATTTAGATATAGTCTCCTTAAAGAACTACTTGGATGCCCAATATTATGGAGAGATTGGTGTTGGTTCACCTCCTCAGAAATTCAAAGTTATCTTTGATACTGGAAGTTCTAACCTCTGGGTTCCATCATCAAGATGCTACTTCTCT GTTGCATGCTGGTTCCACTCCAAGTACAAGGCGAGCAAGTCCAGTACATATTCAAGAAATG GGGAATCTTGCTCAATCCGTTATGGAACTGGTTCAATCTCTGGCTATTTCAGTCAAGATAATGTTCAAGTTGGTGATCTTGTAGTCAAAGATCAG GTGTTTATTGAAGCAACACGAGAACCAAGTATTACATTTATAATTGCGAAGTTTGATGGTATACTAGGACTTGGTTTCCAGGAAATTTGTGTTGGAAATGCTACACCCGTCTG GTACAACATGGTGGGGCAAGGTCTTGTTAAAGAGCCCGTCTTCTCTTTCTGGTTTAACCGTGATGCAAATGCAAAAGAGGGAGGTGAACTTGTTTTTGGTGGAGTTGATACAAAGCACTTCAAGGGTAATCATACTTATGTTCCTGTGACTCAGAAGGGCTACTGGCAG TTTAATATGGGAGATTTCTTAATCGGCAACGCATCAACAG GTTATTGTGCAGATGGTTGTGCTGCTATTGTGGATTCTGGAACATCACTTCTTGCTGGTCCAACA ACTATAGTAACACAACTCAACCATGCCATTGGAGCAGAAGGAATAGTTAGCATGGAATGCAAAACTATCATTTCACAGTATGGCGAGATGATCTGGGACTTACTAGTATCAGGG GTGAGACCTGATCAAGTTTGTTCACAAGCAGGTTTATGTTATCTTGATGGAGCTCAGCATGTGAG CTCTAATATCAGAACTGTAGTTGAAAGGGAAACTGAAGGAAGTTCTGTTGGTGAAGCACCATTGTGCACTGCCTGTGAAATGGCAGTTGTTTGGATGCAGAACCAGCTCAAACAGAAGGAGACAAAAGAGAGAGTCCTAGAGTATGTGGATCAG CTTTGTTCAAAATTACCAAGTCCAATGGGAGAatccgtaatcgactgcaacaGCATCTCATCCATGCCAAATATTACATTCACCATCAAAGATAAAGCTTTTGTGCTCACTCCAGAACAG TATATTCTTAAAACCGGAGAAGGGGCTGCTAAAATTTGTATCAGTGGATTTGCTGCTCTGGATGTGCCACCACCTCGCGGTCCTCTTTG GATTCTTGGAGATGTATTCATGGGGCCGTATCACACAGTCTTTGACTTTGGTAAATCCCGTGTGGGTTTTGCTGAAGCCGTGTAA
- the LOC132598518 gene encoding uncharacterized protein LOC132598518 isoform X1, with the protein MDDTWFNGRPDMRTRDKRQQEMEEADEASILEDLAEDFRLPINHRPTENVDLENVEQASLDTQLTSSNIGFKLLQKMGWKGKGLGKNEQGITEPIKSGMRDPKLGIGKQEEDDFFTAEENIQRRKLDIELEETEELAKKREVLAEREHKIETEVKEIRKTFYCELCNKQYKLAMEFEAHLSSYDHNHRKRFKEMREMHGSSRDDRQKREQQRQEREMAKFAQMTANKKQQEQQTPEEVGNIPAPSMVRTATALADQDQREALKFGFSAKGGSSKVTNLVNKSAKKPKVTVASVFSNESDEE; encoded by the exons ATGGATGATACATGGTTCAATGGTAGGCCAGACATGCGCACGAGAGATAAACGCCAGCAAGAAATGGAAGAG GCAGATGAGGCTTCTATTCTAGAGGATCTCGCTGAAGATTTTCGCCTTCCTATTAATCATAGACCAACAGAAAACGTAGACCTGGAAAATGTGGAACAAGCATCTTTAGACACGCAGTTGACATCCTCTAACATTGGATTCAAGCTTCTTCAGAAGATGGGTTGGAAAGGGAAGGGTCTTGGGAAAAATGAACAAG GAATTACTGAGCCAATAAAATCAGGGATGCGAGACCCAAAATTGGGGATCGGAAAGCAAGAGGAAGATGATTTTTTTACAGCAGAAGAAAATATTCAACGGCGTAAGCTTGATATTGAGCTTGAGGAGACTGAGGAACTTGCCAAAAAGCGGGAG GTTTTAGCAGAACGTGAGCACAAAATTGAAACGGAGGTGAAGGAAATACGCAAGACTTTCTATTGTGAGCTATGCAACAAGCAATATAAATTAGCAATGGAGTTTGAAGCTCACCTAAGTTCGTATGATCATAACCACAGGAAG CGCTTCAAGGAAATGAGAGAAATGCATGGAAGTAGCCGTGATGATAGGCAGAAAAGAGAACAGCAACGTCAAGAGAGGGAGATGGCAAAATTCGCCCAAAT GACTGCCAATAAGAAGCAGCAAGAACAGCAAACACCGGAGGAAGTAGGAAACATTCCAGCCCCCTCCATGGTTAGAACTGCAACTGCTCTTGCCGATCAAGATCAGAGGGAGGCTTTGAAGTTTGGGTTTTCTGCGAAAGGAGGCTCATCAAAG GTGACAAACTTGGTTAACAAATCCGCAAAGAAGCCAAAAGTAACTGTTGCGTCCGTCTTCAGCAATGAGAGTGACGAGGAATAA